AAAAGATACTTTCTTCATTAATTTGAAAAAAGTATCTTTCCTATTAAACTTTATTAGTTACTAGCTGAGTAGTTACGCTGCAATAATAGGCTGACTTAAAACTAAAACAGATGATAAAGTTATATCAATTTTTCCTATACAATAGCTCAAAAGACCCTGTCCTAAAATTTGAGATACTAAAGCTAATCCTACAAGAGGAAGTATTTCATTTATATTTTTTGGATAGTGTAATCCCTCTATCACATACATAGCTATAAATAGTGTAAGTCCTCCTCCAAATCCACTTATAAATATAATTGTCATAGCATTTATTCTCTTTCTAATATTAGAAACAACTAATAAAAATAATCCATAAAATATTGAGGTAATAAATGCTAACATATCTCCTTTAAAATTATTTATATTTGGATTTAGTTTTCCAGACATAAGAACAACTAGTCCAATCAAAGTTATAAATAACCCAATAATAAAAACTTTTGATAGTCGTTTCTTGTATAAAAAATAAGAAACTGGAATAACTGTAAAAGGAACTAAATTAGCTAATAAATTAGCATTTGCAACAGTTGTTAAATGGAAAGATATATTCCAGAAAATTAAATCTAAAGCTAAAAAAATTCCAGCTAAAGAGATTAAATTCCTATCTTTTTTTGATGTTTTTATTAAATCAGTTTTTACAAACGGATAAAGTATTGGTATCGAAAATAAAATTCTATAAAATGCTGTAGCTATAGGTGGAAGTGAACTTAGTTTTACAAAGATTCCACCAGTTGCTAAAAAACAAATTGCCAAAATGGTTAATAATATAAATTTGCTTTCTAAGGTAACTTTAGAAGTGCTATTAATTGAAGCTCCTTTAATCATTTGAATCACCGTATAAATTAAAAAACTCTTCATTAAAAGGTAATTCAACAATTAGCCTTTCAGATGTTTTTCCAATGCTTTTTCTTTTAATTTTTATTCCAACTAAATCTTTTGTATTTTCACAATGAGTTCCACCACAAGGAACGATATAACTGTCACATTTCCAATATAGAGCCTCATTTTCCTCTGGATGAGAGAATATATTTATTGGAATATTTTTATCTATATATTCATTACAACGAGATTCTATATTAGCTATTTGTTCTGGACTAAATTTGAAATCTATTGAAAAATCAAGTCTTCCATATTTATCAGTTATTTTAGCACCAGCTATTTTTTTATCAATACCTGGAAACATATCTTCTAATACCATTAAAGCAAGGTGTAAACCAGAATGATGAAGAGTTGTTTGAGCTCTTTTTACACTATCTAACTTTATAAGAAATTTTTCTTCTTTTTGGAATTCATAATTACTATCTATATGATGAACAATTTGATTTTCTACCTTTATACTAGGAAAGTCACTTAAGAAAAGATTTCTTCCCTTAATTTTTGTTGTATTATAAAATGGAATCTCAGATCCATCTTTACATCTGATTAAAACTCCAACATCTCCTATCTGCCCACCACCCTCTGGATAAGCAATAGATTTATCAAATATAAGTCCATTTTCTGTTTTCTCCATTAAAACTGCTTCACAAAATGTTTGAAATTGATTTTTATAATATATTTTTTCTGTTTTCATAATCGCTCCTTTTAAATTGTTAATAAAAACTCTTCATTATTTGTAAAATTAATTTTATATTTATTTATCTGATTTTTATAAGTTTTTACAATTATTTCATTTTCAGTAATAACTAAATCATCTTTAATTAAGTTGTCATTTATATAAATATTCATGAATCTTTGATTTAGTTCATCAAAGTAAAGAACTATATGATTATCGTTTTTAATGTAGCCGTTAAAATTTATATTTTTTAAAGTTTCATTTTTTATGAGTTGGACCATTCCTAGAGAAAGAACTTTTGAATTCTTAGGAATTTCATTTCTTATTATTGAATGTGGGGCTATTTTTGTGTTATCGCCTATTTTAATAGAGCCTATTAAAGTTGAAAATCCACCAATTTCAACATTATTTCCAATTATAGGATGTCTATTTCCTAATTTGTTATTAGCTATTTTATCAGCACCTAATATAACTGATTGTAGTATGTAACAATCATCACCGATAATACTAGTTTCACCTATCACAGTTCCTACTCCGTAATCTATCACAAATCTTTTTCCTATCTTAGCGCAAGGATGTATTTCTATTCCTGTGATAACTTTAGAATCTTCTGTAATTTTTCTTGCTAAAATTAAATTATTATCTACTATTGAATTAGCTATTCTATAATATAAAACACTCAGATAAGAGTTATAAGATTCTAAAATATACTCGGGATTATTTTTACTACTTGGATCCTTTTCAGAAAAAGAAATTAAATCTTCATAGGCATTTTCTAAGATATTATCAATTGGAAAAATCTTAAAGTATTCATATTTATTAGCTATTTTTAAAATTTTATTAAGTAATTTAACTTTTAGCATATTTCCCCTCCGTTTTTTATAAATAGCTTCTACCACTATCTGGTGAAATGGTTACTATAACTTTCTCTTTATCTAAACTTTTAGAAAGTTTTAATGCTGCTAATAAATTTGCACCAGATGATATTCCTACAAAAATCCCTTGTTCTTTTGCTAAACGCTCCCTAATAATTTGTACTTCATTATAATCTACAGATATCATCTCATCTATATCAGTTCTATTTATAAATTTGGGGATTACTCCAACTGCTGTTGCTTGAATTTTATGTGGAATAAAAATACCATTAAATATATCACACCCCTCTGGTTGTACTCCAATTATTTTTGTTTCTAAGTTATGTTCTTTTAAACATTTAGATATTCCCGCAATTGTTCCCCCACTACCCATTACAGATACAAAATAATCAATCTTTTTTAATGAATTAATGATTTCTTTTCCTGTGAAAAGATAATGTGAATTTGGATTAGAAATATTTTCAAATTGATTTAAATTTATATATGTTTTATTTTCACTTAAAATTTCTTTTAACTTTATTAGATGGGAGTTATTACCTAATTCATGATTTGAATAAATAATTTCAGCACCATATTCTTTTAAAATATTTATTTTTTCTTTACTGAAATTATCTGGAATAACTAACTTTAATTTATAGCCTTTCAAAGAAGCCGCTATTGCCAATCCAAGACCTGTATTTCCCCCAGTTGCTTCTATAAGTGTATCACCTTTTTTTAACACCCCTCTGTCTTCAGCGTCTCTAATCATTTCAAAACCAACTCTTGTTTTAATGCTTCCCCCTGGATTAAATTCCTCTAATTTTAAATAAATATCAGGATATTGTTCTCCGTATAAATTTTTAATTTTTACAATTGGTGTTCTTCCTACATAATTTAAAATATTCATCCTTTTCTCCTCATTTCTTATTTACAAATATTAAAAAAAATAGTATAACAGTGTTGTCGGTGAAATATATTTTTAATTCTACAAAACTATAACAGTTATGTCAATGTTATATATCAAAAACTGTAGTACTACAGACGGAGGTTTTATGAAAAATAACTCAGCAGAAAAGAAAATACCTATTTACTTAAAAATTTATGAAGATTTAAAAAATAAAATTGAAAAAAATGAATATCCAGAAAACTCTAAATTGCCATCAATTAGACAACTTGCTTTAAAGTATAAACTAAATAATATTACAATTATGAAAGCTTTTACTCTTTTAGAAAAAGAGGGATATATTATAAAAAAACGTGGCATTGGAATATTTGTAAAATCTAAAGAATCTTTATTTTACAATACACCATCTAATAATCTTATTGAAACTTTTAAAGTTGGTCAATTAAAACAAAATAATCTTATTAATTTTGCAAGTGGAACTCCTTCAGAAGATGTTTATCCATTTCCAATTTTTAAAAAATTATATAATGATGTTTTAGAAAAGGATGGACCTAAAATTATGTTATACCATCCTACTCAAGGTTTAGATGAGCTTCGAGAAGTCATTAAGAAAACTGTTGAAGATAAAGGGATTCTTATATCTAAAGATGATATACAAATAACTAGCGGTTCACAGCAAGGATTGGATTTGATATTAAAAACGCTTTCGTCTAAAAGAAAAAATAAAATAGTTGTAGGAAATCCAACTTATCATGGTGCTTTAAATACTTTTAAAACAAATTGTAAAATTTATCCTGTAGAAATGGAAGAGGATGGTTTTAATCTTACTCAATTGGAAGAAATCTTATCTAAAGAAAAAATATCCTTTATATATACGACAATGGATTTTAGCTGTCCCACAGGTGTTTCTTGGAGTGAAGAAAAGAAACAAAAGTTAATTTTATTAGCTAAAAAATATAACACTTTGATTGTGGAAGATGATTTTGCATCAGAGCTTTCATTTTACAATAGCCCTAGAACCTCTATAAAATCTTTAGATTCTGATAATAAGACTGTTATTTACATTAAATCAT
This window of the Cetobacterium sp. ZOR0034 genome carries:
- a CDS encoding DMT family transporter → MIKGASINSTSKVTLESKFILLTILAICFLATGGIFVKLSSLPPIATAFYRILFSIPILYPFVKTDLIKTSKKDRNLISLAGIFLALDLIFWNISFHLTTVANANLLANLVPFTVIPVSYFLYKKRLSKVFIIGLFITLIGLVVLMSGKLNPNINNFKGDMLAFITSIFYGLFLLVVSNIRKRINAMTIIFISGFGGGLTLFIAMYVIEGLHYPKNINEILPLVGLALVSQILGQGLLSYCIGKIDITLSSVLVLSQPIIAA
- a CDS encoding serine O-acetyltransferase is translated as MLKVKLLNKILKIANKYEYFKIFPIDNILENAYEDLISFSEKDPSSKNNPEYILESYNSYLSVLYYRIANSIVDNNLILARKITEDSKVITGIEIHPCAKIGKRFVIDYGVGTVIGETSIIGDDCYILQSVILGADKIANNKLGNRHPIIGNNVEIGGFSTLIGSIKIGDNTKIAPHSIIRNEIPKNSKVLSLGMVQLIKNETLKNINFNGYIKNDNHIVLYFDELNQRFMNIYINDNLIKDDLVITENEIIVKTYKNQINKYKINFTNNEEFLLTI
- a CDS encoding PLP-dependent cysteine synthase family protein, with amino-acid sequence MNILNYVGRTPIVKIKNLYGEQYPDIYLKLEEFNPGGSIKTRVGFEMIRDAEDRGVLKKGDTLIEATGGNTGLGLAIAASLKGYKLKLVIPDNFSKEKINILKEYGAEIIYSNHELGNNSHLIKLKEILSENKTYINLNQFENISNPNSHYLFTGKEIINSLKKIDYFVSVMGSGGTIAGISKCLKEHNLETKIIGVQPEGCDIFNGIFIPHKIQATAVGVIPKFINRTDIDEMISVDYNEVQIIRERLAKEQGIFVGISSGANLLAALKLSKSLDKEKVIVTISPDSGRSYL
- a CDS encoding PLP-dependent aminotransferase family protein, which translates into the protein MKNNSAEKKIPIYLKIYEDLKNKIEKNEYPENSKLPSIRQLALKYKLNNITIMKAFTLLEKEGYIIKKRGIGIFVKSKESLFYNTPSNNLIETFKVGQLKQNNLINFASGTPSEDVYPFPIFKKLYNDVLEKDGPKIMLYHPTQGLDELREVIKKTVEDKGILISKDDIQITSGSQQGLDLILKTLSSKRKNKIVVGNPTYHGALNTFKTNCKIYPVEMEEDGFNLTQLEEILSKEKISFIYTTMDFSCPTGVSWSEEKKQKLILLAKKYNTLIVEDDFASELSFYNSPRTSIKSLDSDNKTVIYIKSFSKIIMPGLRLAYMIAPTELISKIVTVKFTTDISTSALDQKVLANFLKGNFLKLHIENLIKIYKERYLVLTEKLKEIPFLDVIYNIDGGFYVWIKLNDTIDSSQFYLKCKENNILLLSGNVFFLDNQKNQYFRLSFATTDIPEIIDGVNRLKEIFS